One region of Apus apus isolate bApuApu2 chromosome 6, bApuApu2.pri.cur, whole genome shotgun sequence genomic DNA includes:
- the NR4A2 gene encoding nuclear receptor subfamily 4 group A member 2 isoform X2 has protein sequence MPCVQAQYGSSPQGASPASQSYSYHSSGEYSSDFLTPEFVKFSMDLTNTEITATTSLPSFSTFMDNYNTSYDVKPPCLYQMPLSGQQSSIKVEDIQMHGYQQHSHLPPQSEEMMSHSGSVYYKPSSPPTPSTPGFQVQHGPMWDDPGSLHNFHPNYVATTHMIEQRKTPVSRLSLFSFKQSPPGTPVSSCQMRFDGPLHVPINPEPAGAHHAVDGQAFAVPNPIRKQPSMAFPGLQLGHAPQLLDSQVPSPPSRGSPSNEGLCAVCGDNAACQHYGVRTCEGCKGFFKRTVQKNAKYVCLANKNCPVDKRRRNRCQYCRFQKCLAVGMVKEVVRTDSLKGRRGRLPSKPKSPQEPSPPSPPFQANPDYQMSGDDTQHIQQFYDLLTGSMEIIRGWAEKIPGFTDLPKTDQDLLFESAFLELFVLRLAYRSNPVEGKLIFCNGVVLHRLQCVRGFGEWIDSIVEFSSNLQNMNIDISAFSCIAALAMVTERHGLKEPKRVEELQNKIVNCLKDHVTFNNGGLNRPNYLSKLLGKLPELRTLCTQGLQRIFYLKLEDLVPPPAIIDKLFLDTLPF, from the exons ATGCCCTGTGTTCAGGCTCAGTATGGGTCCTCGCCTCAAGGAGCCAGCCCGGCCTCCCAGAGCTACAGTTACCACTCTTCGGGAGAATACAGCTCCGATTTCTTAACTCCAGAGTTTGTCAAGTTTAGCATGGACCTCACCAACACTGAAATCACTGCCACCACTTCTCTCCCCAGCTTCAGTACCTTTATGGACAACTACAACACAAGCTACGACGTGAAGCCACCTTGCTTGTACCAAATGCCCCTCTCCGGACAGCAGTCCTCCATTAAGGTGGAAGACATTCAGATGCACGGctaccagcagcacagccacctccccCCCCAGTCCGAGGAGATGATGTCCCACTCAGGCTCCGTCTACTACAAGCCCTCGTCGCCCCCGACCCCCTCCACGCCCGGCTTCCAGGTGCAGCACGGCCCCATGTGGGACGACCCCGGCTCCCTGCACAACTTCCACCCCAACTACGTGGCCACCACGCACATGATCGAGCAGCGCAAAACGCCCGTCTCCCgcctctccctcttctccttcaAGCAGTCCCCCCCCGGCACCCCCGTCTCCAGCTGCCAGATGCGTTTCGACGGGCCCCTCCACGTCCCCATCAACCCCGAGCCGGCCGGAGCCCACCACGCCGTGGACGGGCAGGCCTTCGCCGTCCCCAACCCCATCCGCAAGCAGCCTTCCATGGCTTTcccggggctgcagctgggacacgCTCCCCAGCTGCTGGACAGCCAGGTGCCCTCGCCGCCCTCGCGGGGGTCCCCGTCCAACGAGGGGCTCTGTGCCGTTTGCGGGGACAACGCTGCCTGCCAGCACTACGGCGTCCGCACCTGCGAGGGCTGCAAGGGCTTCTTCAAG cGCACGGTGCAGAAGAACGCCAAGTACGTCTGCCTGGCCAACAAGAACTGCCCGGTGGACAAACGCCGCCGCAACCGCTGCCAGTACTGCCGCTTCCAGAAGTGCCTGGCCGTCGGCATGGTCAAGGAGG TGGTGCGCACAGACAGCCTCAAAGGCCGGAGGGGTCGCTTGCCATCCAAACCGAAGAGCCCCCAGGAGccctctcccccctctcccccg TTCCAGGCTAACCCCGACTACCAGATGAGCGGAGATGACACTCAGCACATCCAGCAGTTCTATGATCTCCTGACCGGCTCCATGGAGATCATCCGAGGATGGGCAGAAAAGATCCCCGGCTTCACTGATCTGCCCAAAACGGACCAGGACTTGCTCTTCGAATCCGCCTTCCTGGAGCTGTTTGTGCTGCGGCTGGCGTACAG GTCAAACCCAGTGGAGGGCAAGCTTATCTTCTGCAACGGGGTGGTCCTGCACCGGTTGCAGTGCGTCCGTGGCTTTGGGGAGTGGATCGATTCCATTGTTGAATTTTCCTCCAACTTGCAAAACATGAACATCGATATCTCTGCCTTCTCTTGCATCGCTGCCCTGGCCATGGTGACAG AGAGACACGGGCTTAAAGAACCCAAGAGGGTGGAAGAGCTTCAGAACAAGATTGTAAATTGTCTGAAAGACCATGTGACTTTTAATAACGGGGGGCTGAATCGCCCCAACTATTTGTCCAAACTCTTGGGGAAGCTCCCCGAACTCCGCACGCTTTGCACGCAGGGGCTGCAACGCATTTTCTACCTGAAACTGGAAGATTTGGTGCCACCGCCAGCAATAATCGACAAACTTTTCCTGGACACTTTACCTTTTTAA
- the NR4A2 gene encoding nuclear receptor subfamily 4 group A member 2 isoform X1, with amino-acid sequence MPCVQAQYGSSPQGASPASQSYSYHSSGEYSSDFLTPEFVKFSMDLTNTEITATTSLPSFSTFMDNYNTSYDVKPPCLYQMPLSGQQSSIKVEDIQMHGYQQHSHLPPQSEEMMSHSGSVYYKPSSPPTPSTPGFQVQHGPMWDDPGSLHNFHPNYVATTHMIEQRKTPVSRLSLFSFKQSPPGTPVSSCQMRFDGPLHVPINPEPAGAHHAVDGQAFAVPNPIRKQPSMAFPGLQLGHAPQLLDSQVPSPPSRGSPSNEGLCAVCGDNAACQHYGVRTCEGCKGFFKRTVQKNAKYVCLANKNCPVDKRRRNRCQYCRFQKCLAVGMVKEVVRTDSLKGRRGRLPSKPKSPQEPSPPSPPVSLISALVRAHVDSNPAMTSLDYSRFQANPDYQMSGDDTQHIQQFYDLLTGSMEIIRGWAEKIPGFTDLPKTDQDLLFESAFLELFVLRLAYRSNPVEGKLIFCNGVVLHRLQCVRGFGEWIDSIVEFSSNLQNMNIDISAFSCIAALAMVTERHGLKEPKRVEELQNKIVNCLKDHVTFNNGGLNRPNYLSKLLGKLPELRTLCTQGLQRIFYLKLEDLVPPPAIIDKLFLDTLPF; translated from the exons ATGCCCTGTGTTCAGGCTCAGTATGGGTCCTCGCCTCAAGGAGCCAGCCCGGCCTCCCAGAGCTACAGTTACCACTCTTCGGGAGAATACAGCTCCGATTTCTTAACTCCAGAGTTTGTCAAGTTTAGCATGGACCTCACCAACACTGAAATCACTGCCACCACTTCTCTCCCCAGCTTCAGTACCTTTATGGACAACTACAACACAAGCTACGACGTGAAGCCACCTTGCTTGTACCAAATGCCCCTCTCCGGACAGCAGTCCTCCATTAAGGTGGAAGACATTCAGATGCACGGctaccagcagcacagccacctccccCCCCAGTCCGAGGAGATGATGTCCCACTCAGGCTCCGTCTACTACAAGCCCTCGTCGCCCCCGACCCCCTCCACGCCCGGCTTCCAGGTGCAGCACGGCCCCATGTGGGACGACCCCGGCTCCCTGCACAACTTCCACCCCAACTACGTGGCCACCACGCACATGATCGAGCAGCGCAAAACGCCCGTCTCCCgcctctccctcttctccttcaAGCAGTCCCCCCCCGGCACCCCCGTCTCCAGCTGCCAGATGCGTTTCGACGGGCCCCTCCACGTCCCCATCAACCCCGAGCCGGCCGGAGCCCACCACGCCGTGGACGGGCAGGCCTTCGCCGTCCCCAACCCCATCCGCAAGCAGCCTTCCATGGCTTTcccggggctgcagctgggacacgCTCCCCAGCTGCTGGACAGCCAGGTGCCCTCGCCGCCCTCGCGGGGGTCCCCGTCCAACGAGGGGCTCTGTGCCGTTTGCGGGGACAACGCTGCCTGCCAGCACTACGGCGTCCGCACCTGCGAGGGCTGCAAGGGCTTCTTCAAG cGCACGGTGCAGAAGAACGCCAAGTACGTCTGCCTGGCCAACAAGAACTGCCCGGTGGACAAACGCCGCCGCAACCGCTGCCAGTACTGCCGCTTCCAGAAGTGCCTGGCCGTCGGCATGGTCAAGGAGG TGGTGCGCACAGACAGCCTCAAAGGCCGGAGGGGTCGCTTGCCATCCAAACCGAAGAGCCCCCAGGAGccctctcccccctctcccccggTGAGTCTGATCAGTGCGTTGGTGAGAGCCCATGTCGACTCCAACCCGGCTATGACCAGCCTGGACTATTCCAGG TTCCAGGCTAACCCCGACTACCAGATGAGCGGAGATGACACTCAGCACATCCAGCAGTTCTATGATCTCCTGACCGGCTCCATGGAGATCATCCGAGGATGGGCAGAAAAGATCCCCGGCTTCACTGATCTGCCCAAAACGGACCAGGACTTGCTCTTCGAATCCGCCTTCCTGGAGCTGTTTGTGCTGCGGCTGGCGTACAG GTCAAACCCAGTGGAGGGCAAGCTTATCTTCTGCAACGGGGTGGTCCTGCACCGGTTGCAGTGCGTCCGTGGCTTTGGGGAGTGGATCGATTCCATTGTTGAATTTTCCTCCAACTTGCAAAACATGAACATCGATATCTCTGCCTTCTCTTGCATCGCTGCCCTGGCCATGGTGACAG AGAGACACGGGCTTAAAGAACCCAAGAGGGTGGAAGAGCTTCAGAACAAGATTGTAAATTGTCTGAAAGACCATGTGACTTTTAATAACGGGGGGCTGAATCGCCCCAACTATTTGTCCAAACTCTTGGGGAAGCTCCCCGAACTCCGCACGCTTTGCACGCAGGGGCTGCAACGCATTTTCTACCTGAAACTGGAAGATTTGGTGCCACCGCCAGCAATAATCGACAAACTTTTCCTGGACACTTTACCTTTTTAA